One window of Perca flavescens isolate YP-PL-M2 chromosome 6, PFLA_1.0, whole genome shotgun sequence genomic DNA carries:
- the LOC114557291 gene encoding C-X-C chemokine receptor type 3 gives MEYFGKITLDGSFLDGLDDLYLNYSDDDYNCCKGGDVCDLEDGMHFEAMFIPVLYSVAFVVGVLGNGVLLGVLVKSRRTWSVTDTFILHLGVADVLLLVTLPFWAAQSAQKQGWTFGTPLCKITGAVFTINFYCGIFLLACISLDRYLSIVHATQMYSRRKPWVVQVSCLAVWLFSLLLSIPDWIFLDAVVDGRRQKTECVPNYFAFNSESVNDWRLASRLLYHTVGFLLPSVVLIFCYSCILRRLRCGSLGLQKQKAFKVIVAVVVVFFLCWTPYNITLMVDTLHSNNTSGGCGVRSSLEKAKIVTSSVGYLHCSLNPILYAFVGVKFRRQLLDILRSLGCKLKTTAKLQSVGTSRRSSIWSESADTSNSIAI, from the exons ATGGAATACTTTGGCAAGATTACATTGGACGGGAGCTTCCTTGACGGGCTTGATGACTTATATTTGAACTACTCTGATGATGATTACAATTGTTGCAAGGGGGGTGATGTGTGCGACCTAGAAGACGGCATGCATTTTGAGGCGATGTTCATCCCAGTTCTGTACTCTGTGGCATTTGTTGTGGGTGTCCTGGGTAACGGAGTGCTGCTGGGAGTTTTGGTTAAGAGCAGGAGGACCTGGAGTGTGACAGACACCTTCATTCTACATCTGGGGGTGGCAGATGTCCTGCTGCTGGTGACACTACCCTTCTGGGCTGCACAGTCCGCTCAAAAACAAGGATGGACCTTTGGCACTCCTCTCTGTAAGATCACTGGAGCTGTTTTTACG ATCAACTTCTACTGTGGGATCTTTCTGCTGGCCTGCATCAGTCTGGACCGGTACCTGTCTATCGTCCACGCCACCCAGATGTATTCCCGCAGAAAGCCCTGGGTCGTTCAGGTCAGCTGCTTGGCAGTGTGGCTCTTCTCCCTGCTCCTCTCGATCCCAGACTGGATCTTTTTGGACGCTGTGGTGGATGGCAGACGACAAAAAACAGAGTGCGTTCCCAACTACTTTGCCTTCAACTCTGAGTCAGTAAATGACTGGAGACTGGCATCACGCCTGCTCTACCACACGGTGGGCTTCCTGCTGCCTTCAGTCGTCCTCATCTTCTGCTACTCCTGCATCCTGCGGCGGCTGCGGTGTGGCTCTCTGGGCCTCCAAAAGCAGAAAGCTTTTAAGGTCATTGTGGCCGTGGTGGTGGTTTTCTTTCTCTGCTGGACGCCATACAACATCACACTCATGGTGGACACACTTCATTCCAACAACACCAGCGGGGGCTGCGGAGTCAGATCATCTCTGGAGAAAGCCAAGATAGTCACCTCCTCCGTCGGTTACCTCCACTGCAGCCTCAATCCCATCCTGTATGCCTTTGTGGGTGTGAAGTTCCGGCGTCAGCTCCTGGACATCCTGAGGTCTCTGGGTTGCAAGCTTAAGACAACTGCTAAACTGCAATCTGTTGGTACCAGCAGGAGAAGCTCCATTTGGTCTGAGTCTGCCGATACCTCCAACTCCATTGCTATctaa